A section of the Ktedonobacterales bacterium genome encodes:
- the hemC gene encoding hydroxymethylbilane synthase, producing MAGNMLSDPGEGLEVIVGTRGSALAMWQTEAVIGLLRAEHPAVRFAVQTIKTQGDKTQALAIPLAQLGDKGLFVAELEQALLAGQLDIAVEPLNDHLLVEHERRVTETRQPIDAAVHSLKDLPGQLSAGLTLAAITERADARDVLVSRHGCTLEQLPPGARVATSSLRRRAQILHRRPDLQIVEIRGNIDTRLRKALASDGPDAIILAAAGLARLGLSEWITEYLSLEVMLPAAGQGALAVEVRAADERLVRLVAAADHGPTRRAVSAERALLDTLGGGCQVPIGVYTSVEGEAGSEYLWLRAMVASPDGAHLLRREARGPLDAPEELGRSVAQALLAAGAGELLAESRARPVGSE from the coding sequence ATGGCAGGCAATATGTTATCAGACCCTGGGGAGGGTCTTGAGGTTATCGTAGGGACGCGTGGCAGCGCGCTGGCGATGTGGCAAACGGAAGCGGTCATTGGCCTGCTCCGGGCGGAGCATCCTGCTGTGCGCTTCGCTGTCCAGACGATCAAAACCCAGGGCGACAAAACTCAGGCGCTGGCGATTCCGCTGGCCCAGCTTGGGGATAAGGGTCTGTTTGTGGCCGAACTGGAGCAGGCGCTCCTGGCCGGGCAATTGGATATAGCTGTCGAGCCGCTGAACGATCATCTGCTGGTGGAGCATGAGCGACGGGTGACAGAGACACGCCAGCCGATTGATGCCGCTGTGCATAGCCTGAAGGATTTGCCGGGGCAGCTTTCCGCTGGCCTGACCCTTGCCGCCATCACAGAACGGGCCGATGCGCGCGATGTGCTGGTTTCGCGTCATGGCTGCACGCTTGAGCAACTTCCGCCAGGAGCGCGAGTGGCAACCAGCAGCTTGCGCCGCCGGGCGCAAATCCTGCATCGGCGGCCTGATCTCCAGATCGTGGAGATTCGCGGCAATATAGATACACGCCTGCGCAAGGCGCTGGCGTCTGATGGCCCCGATGCGATTATCCTGGCTGCTGCTGGTCTGGCGCGTCTGGGGCTGTCCGAGTGGATCACGGAGTATCTGTCGCTGGAGGTGATGCTTCCGGCTGCCGGACAGGGCGCGCTGGCTGTGGAGGTGCGCGCGGCTGATGAGCGCCTGGTGCGCCTGGTGGCGGCAGCCGATCACGGGCCAACGCGCCGGGCAGTATCTGCGGAGCGGGCGCTGCTGGATACGCTTGGCGGTGGCTGCCAGGTTCCCATCGGTGTCTATACCTCGGTTGAGGGCGAGGCGGGCAGCGAATACCTCTGGCTGCGCGCGATGGTCGCCAGCCCTGATGGCGCGCATCTGCTGCGCCGCGAGGCGCGTGGCCCGCTGGATGCTCCAGAGGAGTTGGGCCGCTCGGTGGCGCAGGCGCTTCTGGCTGCGGGCGCGGGTGAACTTCTGGCCGAGAGCCGCGCTCGTCCGGTAGGCAGCGAATAG
- a CDS encoding uroporphyrinogen-III synthase, whose amino-acid sequence MMARSRPEPTEAKAPLAWENLPTTADSLLLLVDRGTLSGAVAELTRRGRAPETPAAVIRWGAMMRQEYIAGTLAHIAARAEAAGITPPVMLIVGEGARLRRVDLRPLVGKRILITRAAEQAEGLRALLEAEGAEVTTLSAISIEPAADTAAFDRAIGRIERYHWVIFTSVNGVRAFVERLHRAEMDWRALKGVRLGAIGPATAEALRNSGVSPDFVPDEYVAEAIIAGIGDVVGQRILLPRADIAREALVVELRRLGAEVEEIAAYRTVARPLDAQTVIAALAARPAAITFTSSSTVRGFLAALHGLSLADALSGVAVACIGPITAQTAREAGLVPQIVAEEYTMPGLTRAIVSYFAAPQAQRAAHRSKETHV is encoded by the coding sequence ATGATGGCCCGCAGCCGTCCAGAACCAACTGAGGCAAAGGCTCCTCTTGCCTGGGAGAACCTGCCAACAACTGCTGATTCTCTGCTCTTGCTGGTGGACAGAGGGACGCTCTCTGGGGCCGTCGCGGAACTGACCCGACGGGGGCGAGCGCCAGAGACGCCCGCTGCCGTTATCCGCTGGGGAGCGATGATGCGGCAGGAATATATAGCTGGGACGCTTGCCCATATTGCTGCCCGCGCGGAGGCCGCCGGGATCACGCCGCCCGTCATGCTGATTGTGGGCGAGGGCGCCAGGCTGCGCCGGGTCGATCTGCGCCCGCTTGTGGGAAAACGCATCCTGATCACACGCGCCGCAGAGCAGGCGGAGGGGCTTCGCGCGCTGCTGGAAGCGGAGGGGGCAGAAGTAACGACGCTCTCGGCGATCAGCATCGAGCCTGCCGCCGATACTGCCGCGTTTGATCGAGCCATTGGGCGCATCGAGCGTTATCATTGGGTGATCTTTACCAGCGTGAATGGCGTGCGGGCGTTCGTCGAGCGGCTGCATCGGGCCGAGATGGACTGGCGGGCGCTCAAGGGCGTGCGGCTGGGCGCGATTGGTCCGGCGACGGCGGAGGCGCTGCGTAATTCCGGGGTAAGCCCCGATTTCGTGCCTGATGAGTATGTGGCCGAGGCGATCATCGCGGGCATCGGTGATGTGGTCGGGCAGCGTATCTTACTGCCACGCGCCGATATTGCCCGCGAGGCGCTGGTGGTTGAACTGCGCCGCCTGGGCGCTGAGGTAGAGGAGATTGCCGCCTATCGAACGGTGGCGCGGCCTCTGGATGCGCAGACGGTGATAGCAGCCCTGGCAGCGCGCCCCGCTGCGATCACCTTCACCAGTTCGTCTACGGTGCGCGGCTTTCTGGCGGCGCTGCATGGGCTGAGTCTGGCGGATGCGCTGAGCGGTGTGGCGGTGGCCTGCATCGGCCCCATCACGGCGCAGACCGCGCGCGAGGCTGGCCTGGTGCCACAGATTGTTGCTGAAGAATATACGATGCCTGGCCTGACGCGGGCGATTGTCTCGTATTTTGCGGCTCCCCAGGCGCAAAGGGCGGCGCATCGATCTAAGGAGACACATGTATGA
- a CDS encoding TlpA disulfide reductase family protein: MSTDVQAPKRRGFLPISGRALFFGGLVLLIVLVGGFAWLLFQPSKDTAPVGGIGIGQAAPDFTLTGVDGHPVTLSSFRGHPVIINFWASYCQPCQDEMPLLNSFYQEHQAEGLVILGINEGEPMATINDYAQRYKITYQVLSDPRYEFNSDSSYKPVSLPRTYFVDKQGIVRAVFNQELNPDTLQADYQSISA, from the coding sequence ATGTCAACAGACGTTCAAGCGCCAAAGCGTCGTGGCTTTTTGCCCATCAGCGGGCGGGCGCTCTTTTTTGGTGGATTGGTTCTGCTCATCGTATTGGTAGGTGGATTCGCCTGGCTTTTGTTTCAGCCCAGCAAAGATACCGCGCCAGTTGGTGGCATTGGCATTGGGCAGGCAGCGCCTGATTTCACGCTTACGGGTGTTGATGGGCATCCGGTGACGCTGAGCAGCTTTCGCGGGCATCCGGTGATTATTAACTTCTGGGCCAGCTATTGCCAGCCCTGCCAGGATGAAATGCCCTTGCTCAATAGTTTTTATCAGGAGCATCAGGCGGAGGGTCTGGTGATTCTGGGCATCAACGAGGGCGAGCCAATGGCTACGATCAATGATTACGCCCAGCGGTATAAGATTACGTATCAGGTTCTCTCCGACCCGCGATATGAGTTTAACTCTGACTCCAGCTATAAGCCGGTGTCGCTCCCGCGCACTTATTTTGTGGATAAGCAGGGGATTGTGCGCGCCGTCTTCAATCAGGAGTTGAATCCCGATACGCTGCAAGCGGATTATCAGAGTATCAGCGCGTAG
- a CDS encoding zf-HC2 domain-containing protein, which yields MGYLEHDWDRQREQLSALLDNELAEQDRAELEAHLQTCANCRAELASLRRGRALVRALPQPALPRSFALLPEASRAQAMPQQAASTPRLASGSERRPARVTPARITNRRRPVRALQWFSTIAAVLGIALLLSSVFSSPSFRNASTAANTSQAPESAGQLGNSSTPSPRTPNTQPSVGTPVLAQETPTATPERDAKQPNSDKATDASSHPSSGPLISLTSVGVILLLLSVCGFVVAWVIRRRL from the coding sequence TTGGGGTATCTGGAACACGATTGGGACCGACAGCGCGAGCAGCTTTCGGCGCTGTTGGACAATGAACTGGCGGAACAGGATCGCGCTGAACTGGAGGCGCATCTGCAAACCTGCGCCAATTGTCGCGCCGAACTGGCGAGCCTGCGGCGCGGCAGGGCGCTCGTGCGCGCGCTCCCCCAGCCAGCTCTCCCCCGCAGCTTTGCCCTTCTTCCCGAAGCATCACGGGCGCAAGCCATGCCTCAGCAAGCCGCCTCAACGCCACGTCTGGCCTCTGGCTCAGAGCGCAGGCCCGCCAGGGTCACGCCTGCCAGGATTACGAACCGGCGCCGCCCGGTGCGGGCGCTGCAATGGTTCAGCACAATCGCTGCTGTACTGGGCATTGCCCTCTTGCTCTCCAGCGTCTTCTCAAGTCCATCGTTCAGGAATGCATCAACCGCTGCAAACACCTCTCAAGCGCCAGAGAGCGCTGGTCAATTAGGAAACTCCTCAACCCCATCGCCTCGCACCCCCAACACACAGCCAAGCGTAGGCACGCCGGTCCTGGCACAGGAGACGCCAACCGCCACGCCAGAGAGGGATGCGAAGCAGCCAAACTCGGACAAAGCGACAGACGCTTCTTCCCACCCATCCTCCGGGCCACTTATCTCTCTCACCAGCGTGGGAGTCATTCTGCTGCTGCTGAGCGTTTGCGGCTTCGTCGTAGCCTGGGTGATACGCCGTCGCCTGTAA
- a CDS encoding sigma-70 family RNA polymerase sigma factor, with translation MSFGKGAQGSNGNMEQPFPQRPEDSGDAEALFIARSRRGDTAAFDQLILLHQQAVYTLAYRMLGDPDNAADVTQEALFSAYRAIASFRGGSFRSWLLRIASNACCDYWRRSRRHPGDSLEALSGQSEGHDEGLAQQFAADERWNPETLALRVELQELIQEGLVYLPLEQRLAVILSDIQGLSYEEIASATGASLGTVKSRIARGRAQLRDYLQRHVELLPRNYRLREEKGRETG, from the coding sequence ATGAGCTTTGGCAAAGGCGCCCAGGGCAGCAACGGGAATATGGAACAGCCTTTCCCTCAGCGCCCGGAAGATTCAGGCGACGCGGAGGCGCTCTTCATTGCGCGCAGCCGTCGCGGGGATACCGCTGCCTTTGATCAGTTGATCCTCCTCCATCAACAGGCCGTTTACACCCTCGCCTACCGCATGCTTGGCGACCCGGACAACGCCGCTGATGTCACCCAGGAGGCGCTCTTCTCCGCCTATCGAGCCATTGCCAGCTTTCGCGGCGGCTCATTTCGCTCCTGGCTGCTGCGTATCGCCAGCAACGCCTGCTGCGATTATTGGCGGCGCAGCCGACGGCATCCGGGCGATTCCCTGGAGGCGCTCAGCGGACAAAGCGAGGGACACGACGAAGGACTGGCGCAGCAATTCGCCGCCGATGAGCGCTGGAACCCTGAGACGCTGGCCCTGCGCGTCGAGTTGCAGGAACTGATTCAGGAAGGACTGGTCTACCTGCCTCTGGAACAGCGCCTGGCAGTCATCTTGAGCGACATTCAGGGGCTTTCTTACGAGGAGATCGCCAGCGCCACCGGCGCCTCACTGGGAACCGTAAAATCGCGGATTGCGCGGGGCCGGGCGCAGTTGCGCGACTACCTGCAACGGCATGTGGAACTTTTGCCGCGCAACTACCGTTTAAGAGAAGAGAAGGGCCGGGAAACCGGCTAA
- a CDS encoding metallopeptidase family protein: MPELEPDDEQHDYYEVLGIAEEADEEEIRHRYYTLAKKWHPDRFLHAAEKERLLAERRMKQLTRAYHVLGNSTLRLQYDERRTLVGVIDNDGHTWRPMPGMYHSSIVPPGFAAPAPSIIQNEDKNGAGFFFALLCFLIALGCLGLLLGRQPGMLTGSFLLIGLLIFGIVGLLFLQEDSPLNRLVNSWMESEPKPFRQAREKAEQARVREEDEKSDEVQSAFEALVEEALETLPDEFQEQMQNVVVLVEQEPDEETLERVGVKEGHILLGLYQGVPLTVQGIAGGGLEHITIFQQAIETYCQGDPDRIRDQVRRTVLHELAHHFGIDHDEMPIWVK, from the coding sequence ATGCCTGAACTGGAGCCGGACGACGAACAACACGATTACTATGAAGTCCTGGGGATAGCTGAAGAAGCCGACGAGGAAGAGATTCGCCATCGCTATTACACGCTGGCAAAAAAATGGCATCCAGATCGCTTCCTCCACGCCGCCGAGAAAGAGCGCCTGCTGGCCGAGCGCCGTATGAAGCAGCTTACCCGCGCCTATCACGTGCTGGGCAACTCCACGCTGCGGCTCCAGTACGACGAGCGGCGTACCCTAGTGGGGGTTATTGACAATGACGGACATACCTGGCGTCCAATGCCAGGTATGTACCACTCCTCGATAGTACCCCCAGGCTTTGCCGCGCCTGCCCCATCAATCATCCAAAATGAGGATAAGAACGGCGCTGGCTTCTTCTTTGCCCTCCTGTGCTTTCTAATCGCGCTCGGCTGCCTGGGGCTGCTGCTGGGCCGCCAGCCCGGCATGCTCACTGGCTCGTTCTTGCTCATCGGGCTACTGATCTTTGGCATCGTGGGTCTGCTGTTTCTGCAAGAGGACAGCCCTCTCAACCGCCTGGTCAACTCCTGGATGGAGAGCGAGCCGAAACCATTCCGCCAGGCGCGCGAAAAGGCCGAACAAGCCAGAGTGCGTGAAGAAGATGAGAAGTCTGATGAGGTACAAAGCGCCTTCGAGGCGCTGGTGGAGGAAGCACTGGAAACCCTTCCCGACGAGTTTCAGGAGCAGATGCAGAACGTGGTCGTGCTGGTGGAACAAGAGCCAGACGAAGAAACGCTGGAGCGTGTCGGCGTCAAAGAGGGGCACATCTTGCTCGGACTCTATCAGGGCGTGCCGCTCACCGTGCAGGGCATTGCTGGCGGTGGTTTGGAGCACATCACTATCTTTCAGCAGGCTATCGAAACCTATTGCCAGGGTGATCCCGACCGCATCCGCGATCAGGTGCGCAGAACCGTCCTGCACGAACTGGCGCACCACTTCGGCATTGACCATGACGAAATGCCCATCTGGGTCAAATGA
- the serS gene encoding serine--tRNA ligase, with translation MLDLAFIRANPDVVKDAARRKRVDTDIDALLALDARVQDVRHETEMRRAAQNRLSKQMREVGSDKAAREQLIAEGRAEAVALKELEPRLRELEAQLQEQLLLVPNIPDASVPDGRDEDDNIEIKRWGEPTRFDFEPLDHVTLMQRLDLLDLERGAKVAGSRSYVLKNDAARLELALMMFALDRISRKGFTPLTVPAMAKEFCFIGNAQFPRGREQVYALEKDELFLVGTAEVSITGMFANEILPGNELPRRFVAYSPCFRREAGTYGKDTRGILRVHQFSKVEQYVICRNDHEESVRWHEALLANAEELTQALELPYHVVVVCTGDLGDGQVKKYDIECWLPSEGRYRETHSCSYFHDYQARRANIRYRDQDGTVRYVHTLNNTALASTRTIIALLETHQQADGTVRIPAALQPYMGGQQCIGK, from the coding sequence ATGCTTGATCTGGCATTCATTCGCGCCAACCCCGATGTCGTCAAAGACGCGGCGCGGCGCAAGCGCGTTGACACCGACATTGACGCGCTGCTGGCGCTGGACGCGCGCGTGCAGGACGTGCGCCACGAAACCGAGATGCGCCGCGCCGCGCAAAACCGTCTCTCAAAGCAGATGCGCGAGGTGGGCAGCGACAAGGCCGCCCGCGAGCAATTGATTGCCGAGGGCCGCGCAGAGGCTGTCGCGCTCAAAGAACTGGAGCCGCGCCTGCGCGAACTGGAGGCGCAGCTTCAGGAACAACTGCTGCTCGTCCCTAATATCCCCGATGCCAGCGTTCCCGATGGCCGCGACGAAGACGATAACATCGAAATCAAACGCTGGGGCGAGCCGACGCGCTTCGATTTCGAGCCGTTGGATCACGTCACGTTGATGCAGCGGCTCGATCTGCTGGACCTGGAGCGTGGGGCAAAGGTTGCGGGCAGCCGCAGCTATGTCCTCAAGAACGACGCCGCGCGGCTGGAATTGGCGCTGATGATGTTTGCGCTGGACCGCATCAGCCGCAAGGGCTTTACTCCGCTGACCGTACCCGCAATGGCGAAAGAGTTCTGCTTCATTGGCAACGCCCAGTTCCCGCGTGGCCGCGAGCAAGTCTACGCGCTGGAAAAAGATGAACTTTTCCTGGTTGGCACCGCTGAAGTCAGCATCACCGGCATGTTCGCTAACGAGATTCTGCCTGGCAATGAACTGCCCCGGCGCTTTGTGGCTTATTCGCCCTGTTTCCGGCGCGAGGCTGGCACGTATGGCAAAGACACGCGCGGCATCTTGCGCGTTCACCAGTTCAGCAAAGTCGAGCAATATGTCATCTGCCGCAACGACCACGAAGAATCGGTGCGCTGGCACGAAGCCCTGCTGGCAAACGCCGAAGAACTAACTCAGGCGCTCGAACTCCCCTATCACGTCGTCGTCGTCTGTACCGGCGACCTGGGCGATGGGCAGGTCAAGAAGTACGACATCGAGTGCTGGCTGCCTTCAGAGGGGCGCTACCGCGAGACGCACTCGTGTTCATACTTTCACGACTACCAGGCCCGCCGCGCCAACATTCGCTACCGCGACCAGGACGGGACGGTGCGTTATGTCCATACGTTGAACAACACCGCGCTGGCCTCAACACGGACCATCATCGCCTTGCTGGAAACACACCAGCAGGCCGACGGCACAGTGCGCATTCCCGCCGCGCTTCAGCCCTATATGGGTGGACAGCAGTGTATCGGGAAATAG
- a CDS encoding SDR family oxidoreductase produces the protein MIDTGLQGKVALVTGANHGIGAATARALAAQGASVFVHYLRLPLSDESGAAQRALDAAGVVQAIRARGGQAEAWEADLAGPAVVPQLFDQAEAAFGPVEALVNNAAVGGAPKDTFAPLPEEALDRFKRPLYTITAASHDRHFAVNSRAVALMMAEYARRHVARGATWGRIINISTDGAYCFPQEVSYGASKAALEAYSRSSARELSGYGITVNIVSPGPIQTGWMTPEMETSIVPSIPLGRVGQPEDVADVIVFLASEQARWLTGQCLHVGGGHRM, from the coding sequence ATGATCGACACCGGATTGCAAGGCAAGGTGGCGTTGGTGACGGGCGCGAATCATGGCATTGGCGCGGCGACGGCCAGGGCGCTTGCTGCCCAGGGGGCTAGCGTGTTTGTTCACTATTTGCGGCTTCCGCTCAGCGATGAGTCCGGCGCTGCCCAGCGGGCGCTGGACGCCGCTGGAGTTGTCCAGGCAATTCGGGCGCGGGGTGGTCAGGCCGAGGCGTGGGAAGCTGATCTTGCCGGCCCTGCGGTTGTTCCGCAGTTATTTGATCAGGCCGAAGCGGCGTTTGGGCCAGTAGAGGCGCTGGTCAATAACGCGGCGGTTGGCGGCGCGCCAAAAGATACGTTTGCTCCTTTGCCAGAGGAGGCGCTTGATCGCTTCAAGCGCCCTCTGTACACCATAACTGCCGCGAGCCATGATCGGCATTTCGCGGTGAACAGCCGGGCAGTGGCTTTGATGATGGCTGAGTATGCCCGCCGTCATGTAGCGCGTGGCGCGACCTGGGGACGGATTATCAATATCAGTACCGATGGCGCGTATTGCTTTCCACAGGAGGTTTCCTATGGCGCGAGCAAAGCGGCGCTGGAAGCATATAGTCGTTCGTCAGCCAGGGAGCTAAGCGGTTATGGCATCACTGTCAACATCGTTTCGCCGGGGCCAATCCAGACGGGCTGGATGACCCCGGAAATGGAGACGAGCATCGTTCCCAGTATTCCTCTGGGGCGTGTGGGCCAGCCTGAAGATGTGGCTGATGTGATCGTGTTTCTGGCGTCGGAGCAGGCACGCTGGCTCACCGGGCAGTGTCTCCATGTTGGGGGCGGGCACAGAATGTGA
- a CDS encoding diacylglycerol kinase family protein, producing the protein MAMSPQASQAVVILNPAANHGRATRIRPLVERALAGGRGELALTERPHHGEHIAREAAQSGRPVVVVGGDGTLAEAANGILSAQQPAAVPLGLVAAGNGNDYAWNTLKLPRDPAEALEVALAGEITAVDVGVVNGRYFVNSLGIGIDANIAAAADELKRFAFLQGPTLYWAASLREIIFHYDRCPWLKIYPDEEETDGRLYALSAVSVGPTYGGGFRINPQADIHDGLFDVCMIVKPSKLRALRLLGMVNKGQHASQPEVHMRRVRSIVLESQEPVFAHLDGEVIKASRFEAKALLGALQVRVSKT; encoded by the coding sequence ATGGCTATGTCACCACAGGCATCCCAGGCGGTGGTCATTCTGAATCCGGCGGCGAATCACGGGCGCGCCACGCGCATCCGCCCACTGGTGGAGCGCGCTTTGGCTGGCGGGCGTGGTGAACTGGCCCTGACGGAGCGCCCGCATCATGGCGAGCACATCGCGCGCGAGGCAGCGCAAAGTGGTCGGCCCGTCGTTGTGGTTGGCGGCGATGGGACACTGGCCGAGGCGGCCAATGGCATCCTTTCTGCGCAGCAACCGGCAGCAGTGCCGCTGGGGCTGGTCGCGGCTGGTAACGGCAATGACTACGCCTGGAATACGCTCAAACTGCCGCGTGATCCCGCCGAGGCGCTGGAGGTGGCGCTGGCGGGCGAGATTACAGCGGTGGATGTTGGGGTGGTCAACGGGCGCTACTTCGTGAACTCGCTGGGCATTGGAATTGATGCGAATATCGCCGCAGCGGCTGATGAACTGAAGCGCTTTGCTTTCCTCCAGGGGCCAACGCTCTATTGGGCCGCCAGTCTGCGCGAAATTATCTTTCACTATGATCGCTGTCCCTGGCTGAAGATTTATCCTGATGAGGAAGAGACGGACGGGCGGCTCTATGCTCTCTCAGCCGTCAGCGTGGGGCCAACCTATGGCGGAGGCTTCCGTATCAATCCGCAGGCGGATATACATGATGGCCTGTTCGATGTTTGCATGATTGTGAAGCCCTCCAAGCTGCGAGCGTTGCGTTTGCTGGGTATGGTCAATAAAGGGCAGCATGCCAGTCAGCCCGAAGTGCATATGCGCCGTGTGCGTTCCATTGTGCTGGAGAGCCAGGAGCCGGTCTTTGCTCACCTGGATGGCGAGGTCATCAAAGCTTCGCGTTTCGAGGCAAAGGCGCTGCTAGGCGCTCTGCAAGTGCGCGTGTCAAAGACATGA
- a CDS encoding histidine phosphatase family protein, producing MSELLVWFIRHAESESNAGLAIKDTALTSLTPKGIEQARRLAQVFLGPPSLVVTSVYRRSQETAQATVERFPGVRQEVWPVHEFTYLARFRGQLTTLQQRKPTAEAYWRRCDPFYRGGEGAESFADLVQRIQATLERLRQQEQGFVAVFGHGAFMRVMFWVLFTGSFEVNAERMRQFSAIGPLFTVPNTAMIKLRFNSEGLWFSQIISAHLADRAAHAQHDVETLEAE from the coding sequence ATGAGCGAGCTTCTTGTCTGGTTTATCAGGCACGCGGAGAGCGAGAGTAACGCCGGATTGGCGATCAAGGATACGGCGCTTACGTCGCTCACTCCTAAAGGTATTGAGCAGGCGCGGCGGCTGGCCCAGGTGTTTCTTGGGCCGCCGTCCCTGGTGGTGACTTCGGTGTATAGGCGGAGCCAGGAAACGGCGCAAGCGACGGTTGAGCGGTTTCCTGGTGTGCGCCAGGAGGTGTGGCCGGTACATGAGTTTACGTATCTGGCCCGCTTTCGTGGGCAACTCACGACTCTCCAGCAGCGGAAGCCGACGGCTGAAGCCTACTGGCGTCGCTGCGATCCGTTCTATCGAGGAGGGGAGGGGGCAGAGTCCTTTGCCGATCTGGTGCAGCGTATACAAGCGACATTAGAACGGCTGCGGCAGCAGGAGCAGGGCTTCGTGGCAGTTTTCGGTCATGGGGCCTTTATGCGGGTGATGTTCTGGGTGTTGTTTACTGGCTCGTTCGAGGTCAACGCTGAACGGATGCGGCAATTTAGCGCGATAGGGCCTCTGTTCACTGTGCCTAATACCGCGATGATCAAGCTCCGCTTTAATTCGGAAGGGTTATGGTTCAGCCAGATCATTAGCGCGCATCTGGCAGATAGGGCGGCGCATGCTCAGCATGATGTTGAGACCCTTGAAGCTGAATGA
- a CDS encoding SRPBCC family protein — protein MHTVDTIAIASTPDVVYRLAADVERWPEILPHYRWVYVLETRGPDECIVEMAARRDRIPVWWRSIQRCYPAEHRIVYKHIGGATTGMDVEWTIVPTSGGARARITHDILLPWPIIGPLAAWVMCDAFVSYIASQTLRGIAAAAEELQSHSASRVSTSC, from the coding sequence ATGCATACCGTTGATACAATTGCCATTGCCAGCACACCAGATGTCGTTTATCGCCTGGCAGCAGATGTAGAGCGATGGCCGGAAATCCTGCCGCACTACCGCTGGGTGTACGTTTTAGAGACACGCGGGCCAGATGAATGTATTGTGGAAATGGCCGCCCGGCGTGATCGCATTCCCGTCTGGTGGCGCTCCATTCAGCGATGTTATCCAGCAGAACACCGCATCGTCTACAAGCATATTGGCGGCGCAACGACCGGCATGGACGTGGAGTGGACAATTGTACCCACCAGCGGCGGCGCCCGCGCGCGTATCACTCACGACATCCTCTTGCCCTGGCCGATCATCGGGCCACTGGCCGCCTGGGTCATGTGCGATGCGTTCGTGTCCTACATCGCCAGCCAGACCCTGCGTGGCATCGCCGCCGCCGCCGAGGAGTTACAAAGTCATTCAGCTTCAAGGGTCTCAACATCATGCTGA
- a CDS encoding methyltransferase domain-containing protein has translation MNLSKRDNTIEELLDAPVTDQGLLARNLRDIRRINLLLGWTSLALSQVAQTVARQQLQTFSLLDVATGSADIPKAIARWAQRQQLQTKIVATDISEQVLASARTNCADFPEIHVEQQNALSLSYADQSFDLVLCSMALHHFAPDDAPMLLRELARISRRAVIVSDLQRSFPAYLGAWLLTHTLMPNRLTRHDAPASVRRAYTAREARALADQAGLHSAAIRIVFPFRQILLWERTSPAC, from the coding sequence ATGAACCTCAGCAAGCGCGACAACACTATTGAAGAATTGCTTGATGCGCCAGTAACCGATCAAGGGCTGCTGGCGCGTAACCTTCGTGACATTCGCCGCATCAACCTGCTGCTCGGCTGGACAAGCCTGGCCTTGAGCCAGGTAGCGCAGACGGTGGCGCGCCAGCAGCTTCAAACCTTCTCATTGCTAGATGTCGCCACCGGCTCAGCGGATATTCCCAAAGCCATTGCCCGCTGGGCACAGCGCCAGCAGCTTCAGACAAAAATCGTCGCCACCGACATCAGCGAGCAGGTGCTCGCCTCGGCGCGAACAAACTGCGCCGACTTTCCCGAAATCCACGTGGAGCAGCAAAACGCGCTGTCGCTCTCGTATGCAGATCAATCGTTTGATCTCGTATTGTGTTCGATGGCGCTTCATCACTTTGCCCCTGACGATGCGCCCATGCTGCTGCGCGAGCTAGCGCGGATAAGTCGGCGCGCTGTCATCGTCAGTGACCTTCAGCGCAGCTTTCCAGCCTATCTGGGAGCCTGGCTGCTCACACATACTCTGATGCCCAACCGGCTGACTCGCCATGATGCGCCTGCTTCGGTGCGCCGGGCCTATACCGCCCGCGAGGCTCGCGCCCTGGCAGATCAGGCAGGGCTGCATTCTGCGGCTATAAGAATAGTCTTTCCTTTTCGGCAAATCTTGCTCTGGGAGCGCACATCTCCGGCCTGTTGA